From Cataglyphis hispanica isolate Lineage 1 chromosome 3, ULB_Chis1_1.0, whole genome shotgun sequence, a single genomic window includes:
- the LOC126848146 gene encoding gamma-aminobutyric acid receptor alpha-like, with product MIPKELLFFIVLVSLTVCKYRYYAFEIKATSGFTSSSSGSLESMLTIGSRAPRATVNDVVSKNITMVLENLLMNYENSQLPTHGKGMPTVVKTNILIRSMGPVSELDMDYSMDCYFRQSWRDSRLSFLGPIKSLSLSIKMLERIWRPDTYFYNGKHSYVHTITVPNKLLRISQDGDILYSMRLTIKAKCPMELRNFPMDRQSCPLIMGSYAYTSGQLIYEWQEGSSVNFIPGMTLSQFDLMGSPYRNLTFVRREGEFSVLQVSFNLQRHTGYFLIQVYVPCVLIVVLSWVSFWIHREATSDRVGLGITTVLTLSTISLDSRTDLPKVRYATALDWFLLMSFGYCIATLLEFAGVHYFTKIGSGEIRLDDEEWEDWEDITSEEFEDTFHTMISCSPQTVHPEIVDTNTRRRGSLMSTLYSQDGVTYEDSCRSITVAVSSKPSTMERQTQTELILPLWRQFLYCLAGDDAFRRRRQREVASSYRKCGDRISRHINSVSHIDRVARIVFPASFGLLNVCYWMVYVTYQEEFKWQDPPIGSI from the exons ATGATACCaaaggaattattatt TTTTATTGTTCTCGTGTCGCTCACTGTGTGCAAGTATCGTTATTACGCATTCGAAATCAAAGCAACGTCAGGTTTTACATCGTCGTCATCTGGATCGTTGGAATCGATGTTGACGATCGGCAGCAGGGCACCCAGAGCCACCGTAAACGACGTCGTCTCAAAAAATATCACTATGGTCCTCGAGAATCTGCTGATGAATTACGAAAATAGTCAACTGCCTACTCACGGTAAag GCATGCCCACAGTAGTGAAaaccaatattttaattaggaGTATGGGTCCAGTGTCTGAGCTCGATATG GATTATTCGATGGACTGCTATTTTCGGCAATCATGGCGTGATTCGCGTTTGAGTTTTCTGGGCCCGATCAAATCTCTCAGTCTTAGCATCAAGATGCTCGAAAGGATCTGGCGTCCTGATACTTACTTTTACAATGGCAAGCATAGTTACGTGCATACGATTACCGTGCCGAACAAATTGTTAAGGATCTCCCAGGATGGCGATATATTGTACTCCATGAG GCTTACTATCAAGGCTAAATGTCCCATGGAGTTGAGAAACTTTCCTATGGATCGACAATCTTGCCCGTTAATAATGGGAAGCT ATGCGTACACATCGGGACAGTTGATTTATGAATGGCAAGAGGGTTCATCGGTAAACTTTATACCTGGAATGACGCTTTCGCAATTCGATTTAATGGGCTCGCCGTACAGGAATCTCACATTTGTTCGTCGCGAGGGCGAGTTTTCGGTATTACAAGTATCTTTCAATTTGCAACGGCATACCGGATACTTTCTTATACAA GTTTATGTACCATGTGTTTTGATAGTTGTATTGAGTTGGGTATCTTTTTGGATTCATCGTGAAGCAACAAGCGATCGAGTAGGTTTAG gtATCACTACCGTCTTGACACTATCAACGATAAGTCTCGATTCCAGAACGGATTTGCCGAAAGTTAGATATGCTACCGCTTTAGATTGGTTTCTCCTAATGAGTTTCGGTTATTGCATCGCTACTCTTTTGGAATTTGCCGGTGTTCATTACTTTACAAag ATTGGTAGTGGCGAGATTCGTTTGGATGATGAAGAATGGGAAGATTGGGAAGATATCACGAGTGAAGAATTCGAGGATACATTTCACACAATGATTTCTTGCAGTCCTCAGACTGTTCATCCGGAAATTGTTGACACGAATACCAGAAGACGCGGGTCACTTATGTCTACACTATATAGC CAGGATGGGGTCACATACGAAGATTCCTGTCGTTCTATAACAGTCGCTGTTTCTTCAAAGCCATCAACGATGGAAAGACAGACACAAACTGAGCTCATTTTGCCATTATGGCGGCAGTTTCTCTATTGCTTAGCAGGAGATGATGCTTTCAG acGTCGTCGGCAACGAGAAGTAGCCAGTAGCTATCGAAAATGCGGTGATCGTATATCGAGACACATAAATAGCGTATCTCACATTGACAGAGTGGCGCGAATAGTCTTTCCCGCGTCTTTTGGTCTACTTAACGTTTGCTACTGGATGGTTTACGTTACCTATCAAGAGGAATTTAAATGGCAGGATCCACCGATCGGATCGATATAA
- the LOC126848179 gene encoding uncharacterized protein LOC126848179, translating to MYHNQEMEYNCKVNCNEALEEIDQNIVKIELKCEQNFDTVAVNLSPSIEEYMVLPKRRGRRRKTSLELIKLQSSKLNYSTADLKSGLWKDRFRPIRPKLSPSKSLSFGASPLKHKSFGMSSPSNMPILTLNVSEPSKDKTLDSPSKTNHCIKINNVDTRGIISTIKECKINKNASLNTMASSKDLHNIKITSISHKNSIELFFASMAQTVLNLPREVQADIKMQICKIVTMAEIKYSGLQIKS from the coding sequence atgtATCATAATCAAGAAATGGAATACAATTGCAAAGTAAATTGCAATGAAGCATTGGAAGAGATCGACCAgaatattgtcaaaattgaGTTGAAATGTgaacaaaattttgacactGTAGCAGTTAATTTATCTCCTTCAATAGAGGAATATATGGTTTTGCCGAAACGTAGAGGTAGACGTAGAAAGACATCATTAGAACTCATCAAATTGCAGTCTTCAAAGTTAAATTACTCTACTGCAGACTTAAAATCAGGATTGTGGAAGGATCGCTTCCGCCCAATACGACCAAAACTTTCACCATCAAAATCTTTATCATTTGGTGCCTCACCATTAAAACATAAGTCATTTGGAATGTCATCTCCGTCGAATATGCCCATCTTAACACTAAATGTGAGTGAGCCAAGTAAGGATAAAACTTTGGATAGTCCCAGTAAAACAAATCATTGCATCAAAATAAACAATGTTGATACCAGAGGTATTATATCAACAATTAAGGAAtgcaaaattaacaaaaatgcaAGTTTGAATACTATGGCCAGCAGTAaagatttgcataatattaagataacatctatatctcataaaaatagtatcgaattattttttgcaagtatGGCGCAGACTGTGTTAAATTTACCTAGGGAAGTACAAgcagatattaaaatgcagATCTGTAAGATTGTTACTATGGCAGAGATAAAGTATTCTGGATTACAGATCAAAAGTTGA